The Devosia sp. 1566 sequence CAACGGATTGCCTGGAAAAACGTGACGCCGGCGCGTTTGGCATGTGGCAGCACTATGGCGGATCATCCCGATGGGAACACCAACTGGTCCCATTCCGCCGTCACCTAATACCGCGCATCCAAACGGGGGTGCGGTAATTCAGGAGACGTACATGCCCTTGGATCTCACAAGGACGCTGCAAGGCTTCCCTGACGCGGACAGCACCGGCGTTCGGTCAGGCGTGAATCTTAAACAGGTCGGCGGGTTCACCGTCACCGAGGACAACGCGGTGATCAGTGGGCTCGATATTCGCGGCACTCTGACCATCGAAGCAAAGAACGTCACCATCGTAGACTGCCGCATTGTCGGCAACAGCTACAACGGCATCATCTCGCAGCGAAACGACGTAACCGTCGAGCACTGTGACATTGTGGGCGGCACCAACGGGATCTCCGGGTCGGGGACCTTCCGCTACAACGACATTTCCCAAGTTGACAACGGCATCAACGTTTATTCGCCCAGCGTGATCGAGCACAACTACATCCACGATCTGGAGGGCGGTCCCGACGCTCACTACGATGGGATCGAGATCAATGGTGGCGGCGGTTCAGCCGAGCAGACCATCATCCGCCACAACACGATCATCAATGATCACGGCCAAACCTCCGCGATCATGATCGACAACTACTTTGGCGGTGTCGGCAATATCCTTATCGACAACAACTACCTGACTGGTGGTGGCTACACCATCTACTCCGATGGCCGGTTCACCGACGAGCAGATCAGCGGCGTGCAGATCACCAACAACGTTCTCGGCGAAGGTCAATGGGGCTACTACGCCTTCTTCGAGAACCGCCCCCAAGTGTCCGGCAATACCGAGATCGGCGACCTTTGGCCACTGCCCGACTCTGGCGGAGCTCCCAACGAGCCGGCTCCTCAGCCACAGCCACAGCCGCAGCCTGATCCACAGCCCGATCCTGATCCTCAGCCCCAGCAGCCCGGTGGAACCGGCACTGATGCCGCCGACACCATCACGGGGGATGGCGCTGCCAATGTGCTGGATGGCAGGGCCGGCAATGACGTCATCAATGGCGCCGGTGGCAACGACACCATCATCGGTGGTCTGGGCCGTGACACTCTGACCGGCGGCGCTGGCAATGATCTCTTCGTCTTCAAGAACGTCGCCGAAATGGGCCGTAGTGCCTTTAGCCGGGACGTCATTACCGACTTCACTCTGGGGCAGGACAAGATCGATCTGTCAGCCCTAGACGGCAATAATCAGTTGGCAGGCAAGCAGGGCTTCACCTGGCTTGCCCAGGACAATGCCAGCTTCACCGGTCGTGCCGGTGAATTGGCCTGGCACACAGAGGCGGGCGCGAACCGAACGGTGATCCAGGGCGACACCAATGGCGACCGTATTCATGACTTCGAAATCCAGCTCAGCGGCATCGTCAAGCTTAGCGCCAGCGATATTGCCGGGCTGGCCAGCGGGACCACCCCTTCCCCCGCTCCTGAAGTGCCACCCGCCACTGTTATTTCCGGCACCTCCCGCAGCGACAATCTGGTTGGCGACGACGGCGCCAATTCTATCGACGGGCGCGGCGGCAATGACACGATAGATGCTCGGGGTGGTGCCGACACCATCATCGGTGGCTGGGGCTGGGATACCATGACTGGGCGCGGAGGAGATGACACCTTCGTCTTCCGCACCGCGGCGGAGACGGGCTCCTATGTCGGCTCGCGTGACGTCATCACCGACTTCGAGGCCGGTCGGGACACGATCGACCTGTCCAGCCTGGACGCTGACCCCAATGTCGATGGCATCCAGAGCTTCTCCTTTCTGGCCCGGAATGGCGCCAGCTTCACCGGCACACGCGGGGAAATCGCCTGGCACAC is a genomic window containing:
- a CDS encoding M10 family metallopeptidase C-terminal domain-containing protein, yielding MPLDLTRTLQGFPDADSTGVRSGVNLKQVGGFTVTEDNAVISGLDIRGTLTIEAKNVTIVDCRIVGNSYNGIISQRNDVTVEHCDIVGGTNGISGSGTFRYNDISQVDNGINVYSPSVIEHNYIHDLEGGPDAHYDGIEINGGGGSAEQTIIRHNTIINDHGQTSAIMIDNYFGGVGNILIDNNYLTGGGYTIYSDGRFTDEQISGVQITNNVLGEGQWGYYAFFENRPQVSGNTEIGDLWPLPDSGGAPNEPAPQPQPQPQPDPQPDPDPQPQQPGGTGTDAADTITGDGAANVLDGRAGNDVINGAGGNDTIIGGLGRDTLTGGAGNDLFVFKNVAEMGRSAFSRDVITDFTLGQDKIDLSALDGNNQLAGKQGFTWLAQDNASFTGRAGELAWHTEAGANRTVIQGDTNGDRIHDFEIQLSGIVKLSASDIAGLASGTTPSPAPEVPPATVISGTSRSDNLVGDDGANSIDGRGGNDTIDARGGADTIIGGWGWDTMTGRGGDDTFVFRTAAETGSYVGSRDVITDFEAGRDTIDLSSLDADPNVDGIQSFSFLARNGASFTGTRGEIAWHTEPGQNRTVVQGDVNGDGRHDFEIELSGTVQLTANDFLF